DNA from Mesorhizobium sp. DCY119:
GCTAATATGCGGCGATGCAGTTGCCACGCGCATGCCTGCTTTCAGCCGCGATACTCGCTTCGTCGCTGACTGCGGCTTTGGCTGATTGCCAGTGCCTCGCCAATGGCAAGGTCTATCATCATGGCGAACTGGCCTGCCTGAAACTGCCCAACGGCAATCAGCTGGCGCGCTGCGACATGGTTCTCAACAACTCGGCCTGGAAGAAAGTCTCGGATGGTTGCCCGCAAGCAGAGCTTCTGAACCTGTCCACGCCCGCTGGGTCAATTTCACAGCCGCCGGAGAGTTTTGGCGAGCACCGCGCGCTGCCTCTTACGCAGCCTTCGGCATCTACGGACGCGAACGGCTAGCGCCCGTTACTGCTGCCCGGTATCACCCTTGGTGAGAATATCCTCGGCGAGCGCAATCGCGGTGCGGCGATCCGATTCACCGGAAAGCGCGAACGCCTCTTCCTGCATGCCGCGAATCCACGGCTGATCGGCAGGCGCTGCGCGCTGGAGTGCAGCCGTCATCATCGCAAGCCCGCGCACGACCTTGCCCGACTGGAACAGCAGGTTGCCGAGCGTCGCCTGCGCGCCGGCATGGCCCTTTTCGGCGGCAAGCTGGAACCAGCGCCCGGCCTGACGCACGCTGGCCTTCACGCCGCCCTCGCCCTTCAGGAACATCTTGCCCATTTCGAACTGGGCGTTGGGATTGCGATAGTTGGCGGCGGCGCGCATGAAATATTCCTGCGCCGCAACCTTGTTCGCCTTTATCGGGCTGCCCGGGATGCCCTTCTGCAGATAGTTGCCGAGCGCGACCAGCGCGTCCGAAACATAGCTTTCCTCGGGGCTGCCGGGCTCGACGTCCTGCTCGACGATCTCGCTGAAGAACTTGAACGCCTCGAAATCGTTGCGGTCGACGCCGTCACCCTCGGCATACATGCGCGCAAGCTTCCAGCTGGCGCCGATCTGGCCGTTTTCGGCAGCATAGCGATAGGCCTCGACGGCCTGGTCCTTGTGGCCGCTCTTGTAGGCCGAGAAGCCGAACTGGAACACTGCCCACGGGCTGGACTGGGCCTTCACCGCGCCGTTGTCATCAAAAACCTTGTCGTCGAACGCCATCGCGCCCCCGGCGGTGCCGAAGGTCGTTGCGGCTACGATGGCCAACAGGATGGTTGTTCTCACGACGTCAGATGTCAGCATAGCAGTGTGTTTCTTTCGCGCCGCCCGGATGGGTCACGGCGCCATAGCGTGCCGAGCCTACCGTTTGCGCATATTTCCAGATCGCGCCGGACTGATAGTCGGTCTCGCGCGGTTTCCATTTCTTCGCCCGGGCGGCCAATTCCTCATCGGAGAGCGCCACATCGAGACTGCCGTTCACGGCGTCGATGGTGATGATGTCGCCATCGACGAGAAGGCCGATTGGGCCTCCGATTGCAGCCTCCGGACCGACATGGCCGATGCAGAAGCCGCGCGTCGCGCCCGAAAAGCGCCCGTCGGTAATCAGGGCAACCTTGCCGCCCATGCCTTGTCCATAAAGCGCGGCTGTCGTCGACAGCATCTCGCGCATGCCGGGCCCGCCTTTCGGGCCTTCATAGCGGATGACGAGAACCTCGCCTTCCTTGTAGCTGCGATGGGTCACCGCCTCGAAGCATTCTTCTTCCGAGTCGAAGCACCGCGCCGGACCGGAGAATTTCAGCTCCGACATGCCCGCCACCTTCACGATCGCACCTTCAGGCGCCAAATTGCCCTTCAGGCCGACAACGCCGCCAGTCACCGTGATCGGCTTGTTGGCCGGATGAACCACGTCCTGACTGTCGTTCCAGGCAACATGTTCCATATTTTCGGCCAAAGTGCGGCCAGTCACGGTCATGCAATCGCCATGCAGATAGCCGTGGTCGAGAAGCGTCTTCATAAGCAGAGGAATGCCGCCAGCCTCGAACATGTCCTTGGCGACATATTTTCCGCCGGGCTTCAGATCGGCGATGTAGGGCGTCTTCTTGAAGATCTCGGCGACATCGAACAGGTCGAACTCGATGCCGGCCTCATGGGCGATCGCCGGCAGATGCAGCGCGCCGTTGGTCGAGCCGCCGGTGGCCGAAACCACGGCTGCCGCATTTTCCAGCGCCTTGCGCGTGACGATGTCGCGCGGGCGAATGTTCCTGGCGATCAGTTCCATGACCTTTTCGCCCGAGGCGAAGTTGAAACGGTCGCGCATTTCGTAAGGCGCCGGCGCACCGCAGGAGTATGGCAGCGCAAGGCCGATCGCCTCGGCCACCGTCGCCATGGTGTTGGCGGTGAATTGCGCTCCGCAGGAGCCGGCCGACGGACATGCCGCCTGCTCGACCTCCAGCAGATCGTCATCCGAGATCGCGCCGACCGAATGCTGGCCGACCGCCTCGAAAACGTCCTGAACGGTGATCTGGCGGCCGCGATAGCTGCCGGGAAGGATCGAGCCGCCATAGATGAAGACCGAGGGCACGTTGAGCCGCACCATCGCCATCATCATGCCCGGCAGCGACTTGTCGCAGCCGGCAAGGCCGACGAGCGCGTCATAGCAATGGCCGCGCATGGTGAGTTCGACGCTGTCGGCAATGACATCTCGCGAAACGAGCGAGGCCTTCATGCCTTGATGGCCCATGGCGATGCCGTCGGTGACGGTGATGGTGCAGAATTCGCGCGGCGTGCCGTTGGCAGCCGCGACGCCCTTCTTGACCACCTGCGCCTGGCGCATCAACGAAATATTGCAGGGGGCAGCCTCGTTCCAGCAGCTTGCGACGCCGACCAGAGGCTGGGCAATCTCCTTCTGCGAAAGGCCCATCGCATAGAGATATGACCGATGCGGCGCGCGCGCCGGCCCTTCGGTCACATAGCGACTTGGCAGTTTCGCTTTCGAGGTTACCTTTGCGTCCATTCCTGTCCTTGCCGCCCCAGCGCGGTTTCTCCGCACAGCTTCTAATATGCTGCCCGAAGACACCTCTGAGGTGCTCCGGGTTTATGGCGGGAACTAGGCGAATTGTGCCCGGCCCGTTGTAGCCCAATGCTTCACCGGAGAGTGTTGCAGAAACATCACAAACGGTATGACGTCGTTAACCATGCCGCGGCCCCCACCAGCATCAAAAAGCCGGCAGAGCTTGCGCTTGCCGGCTTAAGAATTTTCCTCATCCAAAACAAAAAAGCCGGGCATGCGCCCGGCTCTTTCGATCATTGTTTCCAATGAGTTACCATTTGACTTTCAACGAGGCCGAGATGGCACTGACAAGATCGTTGTCGAAGTCGTAGGTGACCTCTTCGCCATAGTTGATGCCGTTTGAGGTCACAGGGCCGGCAGAACCGCTGGTTAGAATGCCCAGGGCACCGGCAAGGCGCAGTTCGACGTTCTGGGTCGGCGTGTAGGCGACGCCACCGCCGAAGGTCCAGGTGTCAGTCTGGGCACTGAGGCCGGTCGTGGTTCCACGATCCCAGGTGATGCTACCCGCTGCACTCCACTGATCGTTGAACTTGTGGCCGATGCCGCCGGAAACCGTCCAGCCATCGCGATAGAGCAAATCAAGCGAGGTCGCGACAAACGGGCTGCCTGGGAAGCAAAGCGAAGCACTGACGCCAACAGGGCAGAGATCAACTGTCTGCAAGCGGCTCCAGTTGACCCATTTCACAGAGCCGAAAGCGAGCCAATCCGGTGCGATGCCCGACTGAACTTTGAATTCAACCGATTCCGGCATCGTTGCTGAGCCGTATATATCCGTCACACGACCAAGAAGCGGGTTGGTCGGGCTGATAAAGCCGGGAATCTGCGTCAAATCCAGCGTTCCCGAAAGACCGTCCAGCTTCACTGCCGAGTTGTAGACCAGGCTTGCGCGGAAGGCGATTTCCTGAATTTCGTAAGCCGCACCGATGCGCCAGCCAACACCGCTATCCTCGAGATCGAGACGGCCGACGCCATTGCCGAAAGCCGTGGTACCGGTAATCGTTGGAACGGGAGCAACCAAACGTTCCTTGAAACCGCTGACTTCCTGATAGAAGACACCGCCAAGCACGCGGAATTGGCCCTTACCGGCATCCATTTTGTAAGAGCAGGTCGCAGCGTAGTTGTCGCTGTCAATCTTCGTCTCGATGTTGTCGTTCGCGCCCATCCAGTTGGCCCCCGGATTGGAATGCGCACCCCAGGGCTGCGAATAGTCGGCCATACAGTCGATGGACTCGCCGATGCCAGCCTTGAAGCCGATACGCGGCACCCAGTAATCCTCGGTTTCGCTGACGTCGTTCGTCGCGCCACCGCCGATACCATTGGATCCGATGCCGTTAGCCGGGTTGATATCGCGCACATTGTTGAGCTTACGATCGGGCATGACATACGTGCCGGAAACTTCGCCGGTGAACCGCGAAGTATCGAAAAGAAGATCGATGTTGTAGCCCCCGCGCTCGAGGCCACCAGCGCTCGCCGATCCTACGATCGCGAGCATCAAAGAGCCGGCTCCGAGGACCGATTTCAGTAGCGCTTTTTTCATCAGGTATTCCTCCCCAAGAAGTACGTGAAACAAGCTAGAACTATTTCCCTCAGCAGGCGCAACCACGTTTTTACACGTGAACCTTTCGAGGGAGGTTAAGGCTTACGTAAAAGGAAGGTGACCATCCACAAAAAGGCTTAAAACAGCCTCGTTTTGTGGGAATTTTTTCACAAAATGGGGTCGAAACCGGCTAAAAACGCTCGAAATCGAGGCTTTTCGGCCCCATATTGCCAAATTGTAACATTATGGCAACAAGAGGGCAAAAAGTGGCAAAGATGTGAAAACATGACGCTGCGTTATGCCCCATTTCGGGGCAGATGCCGCCTCAGGCGGCATCCAGGAATCAGCCTCCGAAGTGCCCTTACCCTGCGTCACGAACGCGCGCCAAAGCGACGTTCAGCTTCTCCTGCGCCTCCTGAAATTCGACAAGCTTTTCGCGCTCGGCCGCCACCACTTCGGCAGCCGCGTTGGCGACGAATTTCTCGTTGGCGAGCTTCTTGTGGATGCGCGCGACCTCCTCGGTCACCTTGGCCAGTTCCTTCTGCAGGCGGGCGGCTTCGGCTTCGAGATTGATCAGGCTGCCGAGCGGCAGGCAGGCGGTGGCCTCGCCGATGACGATCTGCGCCGAACCCTTGGGCGCTGCCTCCTCATGGCTCACCGCACCGACGCGCGCCAGCCGCTTGATCGCCGAATCGTGACGCTCCAGCCTCGCCTTCGTCGTGTCATTGGCCCCGACGATCACCAGCGGTGCGATCGCCGCCGGCGGCACGTTCATTTCCGACCGCACCGAGCGGATGCCCGAGACGAGATCGACCAGCCAGTTGGTCTCGGCTGCAGCTTCGGCGTCCTCGAATTCCGGCGACGGCCATGCAGCCAGGCACAGAAGCGTCGGCCGCTCCTGCCCTTCGCCCGCCGTATGCGCCCACAGTTCCTCCGTCATGAACGGCATGAAGGGGTGCAGCAGCTTGTAGATCTCGTCGAGTACGAAGGCAGCGACCGCGCGGCTCTCGACCTTGGCGGCCTCGTCCTCGCCCATGAAGACGGGCTTCAGCAGTTCCAGATACCAGTCGCAGAACAGGTTCCAGACGAACTTGTAGGCCGCTCCGGCCGCCTCGTTGAAGCGATAGGAGGCGATGCCGTCGGTGACCTCGCGGGTGGCGCGGGAAAGCTCGGTGAGTATCCAGCGGTTGACGGTGAGCTTGGCATCCTGAAGCCAGAATTCGTCGTTGCGGGCAACGCCGTTCATTTCGGCGAAGCGCGTGGCGTTCCACAGCTTGGTGCCAAAATTGCGGTAGCCGGCGATGCGGGCCGGGTCGAGCTTCACATCCCTGCCCTGCGCCGCCATGATCGACAGCGTGAAACGCAGCGCATCGGCGCCGTATTCGTCGATCAGTTCGAGCGGGTCGATGACGTTGCCCTTCGACTTCGACATCTTGGCACCGTTCTTGTCACGCACCAGCGCGTGGACATAGACGGTGTGGAACGGCTCCTCTTCCATGAAATGGAGGCCCATCATCATCATGCGGGCGACCCAGAAGAAGATGATGTCGAAGCCGGTGACCAGAACGTCGGTCTGGTAATAGGTCTTCAGCTCCGGCGTCTCATCCGGCCAGCCGAGCGTGGAGAACGGCCACAGGGCCGACGAGAACCAGGTGTCGAGCACGTCCTCGTCGCGGGTCAGGATTTCGCCCGGCTTGAAGTTTTCAAGCTTGTCCTCGACCCAGCCCTTCCAGGGGCCTTCCAGCGCCAGGTAATATTCGATCGCAGCGCCCAGCGCTTCCTCTTCGGTCTTCTCGACGAAGACGCGGCCATCAGGGCCGTACCAGGCCGGGATCTGATGACCCCACCAGAGCTGGCGCGAAATGCACCAGGGCTGGATGTTCTCCATCCAGTCGAAATAGGTCTTTTCCCAGTTCTTCGGCACGAAATTGGTGCGGCCTTCGCGCACCGAGGCGATCGCCGGCTTGGCCATTTCGGCCGCGTTGACGTACCACTGGTCCGTCAGGAACGGCTCGATCGGCACACCGCCGCGGTCGCCATGCGGCACGGTGTGGCGATGCGGCTCGATCTTGTCGAGGAAGCCGCCCGCCTCCATCATCTCGACGACCTTCTTGCGCGCGGTGAAGCGGTCCTGTCCGTGCAGCGCCTCGATGGTGGCGGCAAGCTCGGGCGTTGAATCAAGACCTTCGAGGAAGTCCTCATTATCCCTGAGGTTTACCGCCGCTTCGATGGTCAGGATGTTGATCGCGCGCAGCTTGTGACGCTTGCCAACCTCGAAGTCGTTGAAGTCGTGCGCCGGTGTGATCTTGACCGCGCCTGTGCCCTTCTCCGGATCGGAATATTCGTCGGCGACGACCGGGATTTTGCGCCCGACCAGCGGAAGAATAACGTTCTTGCCGACGAGCTTGCTGAAGCGCTCATCTTCGGGATGAACGGCGACGGCCGTGTCGCCAAGCATGGTCTCCGGGCGTGTCGTAGCCACCGTGACATAGGTCGCGGGGTTTTCCGGGTCGTAGGCAACGCCTTCGACGGGGTAGCGGAAGTGCCAGAGATTGCCGTTGACCTCGTGCTGCTCGACTTCCAGGTCGGAAATAGCGGTCAGCAATTTCGGGTCCCAGTTCACAAGGCGCTTGTCCTTGTAGATCAGGCCTTGCTTGTAGAGCGTGACGAAGACTTCGAGCACGGCCTTGGACAAGCCCTCGTCCATGGTGAAGCGTTCGCGCGACCAGTCGGCGGAAGCGCCGAGGCGCTTCAACTGGTTGAAGATCGCGCCGCCGGATTCGGCTTTCCACTCCCAGACCTTTTCGATGAACTCCTCGCGGCCGATGTCGCGGCGATGGATCTGCTTTTCCATCAACTGGCGCTCGACCACCATCTGCGTGGCGATGCCGGCATGGTCCATGCCCGGCTGCCACAAAACGTTCTTGCCGCGCATGCGCTCGAAGCGCACCAGAATGTCCTGGAGCGTGTTGTTGAGCGCGTGACCCATATGCAGCGAGCCAGTCACATTCGGCGGCGGAATGACGATGGTGAAGGCTTCCGCACCCGGCTTCGAGCCGGCCCCGGCGCGGAACGCGTCGGCCTCCTCCCAGCGTTTGGCGATTTTCGGCTCGACGGTTTTTGCGTCGTAGGTCTTCTCAAGCATGGGAAAGTGATCCGATTTGTCCGGAAATAGGTTGTCCCGGTGTAAATCGGAAGGGGCATTGCGAGTCAACAGTGGGCTGAGGCTTACCTCCCCCTTGAGGGGAGGTCGCCGCGCAGCGGCGGGTGGGGTCGCCACTGCTCGACGTTCGTTTGCGTCGAGCGCTGCCGAGATGACCCCACCCGCTTCCTTCGCTTCGCTCAGTCCGCGACCTCCCCTCAAGGGGGAGGTGGACGCTGGCACACTTCATCTTCGCCACGCCCGGTTTTCACCGTCTGGCCATTGTCAAAGATCGGGAAGCGGGGCGCTTGGCCGTGCCTTCCTAATGTTTAGTACGTGGCGCGACTTCCGCGCCCCGCTCGGTGTCTGTCCCGAAGTCGGCCGGTCACAACGCCCGCTCCATGTACATTCCATGGACAAGACGCCGCGGGTTCTCCGCATGGTTTTGGGCAGAGGCATTTGCGCCGTGCTCGTTCCACGCCGGCCTGTGTCGGGCCCTCGGGTCCCTGGCTACCACACCAGGGCGGGAGGTCACCGCCACTCCCCCTTGATCCCGGTTCCAGACCCGGTCCCGCAGGAGCGATGCGGGGATTATGCGGGAAGTGTCTTGGGGTGGGGAAAGATCGGGCGTGAAAAAATGTTCAAAGTGAAGGAAAACAATTGGTTAGCAGGAAATCTGGCGAAAATCTTTCCTACAGGCCCGGAGGATCACCCAGACATGTTGTGGTTCCCGCTCATGGACTCGAACCACGATTCACGCCGTCAAAGGGCGGTGTCCTACCATTAGACGAAGCGGGATAAGATCGGCTTCAGTCAGTCAAAGGCGATGGCGCATCGATCGATTAGATGCTTGATCTTTCCGGCAAATGCAATGGCGCGGTTATGCCCCGCGCGCGACGCGCTCGATTTCCTCGCGCACGAGGCGTTCGACCAGCGTCGGCAGGTTGTTGTCGAGCCAATCCTGCAGCATGGGCCGCATCATCTCCTCGGCCATTTCGTCGAAGGTCTTGCGGCTTCTGGCGGCAAAGGCTTCCGACAACTCGCCGAACGCGGCTGCAACCTGACGGCCGGCATGCTCGGAAATGATCGCCGGACGGGCGATATCGGGTGCGGCGGAGACAGTCTCGGGCTTCGATGTCGAAACCGGCTCATAGGCACTGTACGACGGCGAAGGCGATTGAACTGCGGGCGCAACAGATTGCTCCACCGTAAGCTCGTCCAGAGCCGCGTCCAGTTCGTCTTCGTAATTCGGCTGCGATGCGGCGGCTTGAGGTGCTTCGGCCGCTTGCGGCGCATTCCACTCAGGCTCTGCCAGAACCGGCGTCTCAGCCGGCGCTTCGCTCACTTCGGGCTCAGCATAGGCAACAGCCACAGACTCGGCGGGCTGCTGTTCAATTTCTTTGTCCTGCGGCGCTTCATCCGCGATCTGCGCCTGCACCTCGGCCATGGACAGCGGTTTGGGCTCGGGAACCGCACGAGCCGCGCGCAGTTCGGCGCGAAACGCATCGACCTCAATCACCGCATTGTCGACGGGGGCTAGATCGATGTCGTCTCCAAGCGCTGCCATCTCGTCGGCGCTCTTTCGGACGGTGTCGCTGTCTTCGATTATCCTGCGGATGGAAGCCAGAATCTCTTCCATCGAAGGTTCGCGCTGTACGCTGCTTGCCTGTGCCATCGTCACATCCGCCGCCCTTGTGACCAAAATTAACGATTCCATTGGCTTAGGCCGCAGGAATTCGAATCAACGGTTAGGGTAGCGGACGGATCGACCTTGGAGAATCCCCAAAGTCGACGCCCAGGCGATTTCAACAGGATAGACAGCGCCGGAATCGAAAGAGGCGCCGCAAGGGCGCCTCTCGAAAACCGGCAGGAACCGGAATGGAACGATAATCAGCGGCCGTCCGGCGTGCGCAGGCCGATCCACTTGTCCTTGACGGCCTTGTAGTGCTCTTCCGGCTTGTACTCGGTGACCTGAAGGCCGAGCCGCTTGGCGTAAAGCTGGCCGGTGGCCTGCAGAATGCCGTAGCTCGCGACGACAACCTGATTTTCGGAGTTGGCCTGATTGATCTGTGCGTTGATGACGTCCTGCTGGGCATCGAGCACGTCCAGCGTCGTGCGCTGGCCGACATTGCGCTCCTCGATGACGCCGTTCAGCGCAAGCTGGGCAGCGGCGATGGCCGAACGGTTTGCGGCGACGCTTTCCTGAGCGGCAATGTAGGAGGTCCAGGCTGACGTTACCGCCGCGCGGACCTGATCGCGGAACACATCGACCTGGATGCGGGCCTGGCCCAGCGATTCCTTGCCCTGCCGCACCAGAGCCGACGTACGGCCGCCGGAGTAGATCGGAACAGTAATCGAAGCACCGATCTGCGCGGTGTCGCTATTGGTCGTGCTGTCGCCGTTCAGCCCGGTCCCCGAAAGGATGCCGGTGGTATGATTGTAGCTGTGCGAAACGCCCGCCGACGCCGAAATCTGCGGCAGCAGCGCGCCTTCGGCCGATTTCACCGAGAAGCCGGCGGCGTCGACAAGATGCTCCGCCGACAGGATTGCCGGATGCTGGGCCGAGGCCTGGCCGAACGCCTGGTCGAGGCTCTTGGGCAGCATTTTCGAAAGCGGCGAAGCAGCCTTCAGCTTGCCCGGTTCATCACCAACGATCTGGCGATAGGTCGCGGCACTCGCCGCTGCCTGGGCGCGCGCCGAGGCCAGCTGAGCCTCGGCCAGCGAGCGCGCGGCATCGGCCTGCGCAACGTCGGTACGCGTGCCCTCGCCGACATCGAAGCGGGACTTGGCAGCACGTACCTGTTCGGCCAGGAATTTGAGGTTCTGCTCGCGCAGCACGGCGATCTGGCGATCGCGGATGACGTCCATATAGGCCTGTGCGGCGCTGAACAGCGTGTTCATCTCGGTGTTGCGCAGGTTTTCCTGGGAGGCGAACACTTGCGATTCGGCGGCTGCGACATTGTTCTTGGTCTGAAAGCCGTCGAACAATGTCTGGCTGATCGTGATGCCGAAGCTGGCGGTCGACTGCCTGTTGACGTCCCTCGTCGAGGCGTAACCGAGGCTCGATGAGCCCTGGACGATCGGGCGGTAACCCGACTTGGCGATCGCCACGCCCTCGTCCGTAACGCGCAGGCCGGCGCGGCTCGAATTCATCGAGGAATTGAACTGATAGGCCTTGGAAAGTGCGCCGAGAATGGTTTCGGCGGAAGCGGCTATCGGAGACAGCGCGGTGGCCGACAAAAATACGGCAGTGAAAATGCCTTTGCGTATAAACGACACGACTATTCCCTCATTCGTTTCTGCGGGCGTCACATCGGTCAATTCAGGCATTGCGCCTTACCAACACGATCCGACTCACGCCCCCTGCCAAATACCCACACGAATACGCACAGGACTCAGCAACGATGGTCCAAACACTAAGCCACCACGATGTCGCGACAGTCGCAAGACTTTCCGGCTCAAAATTCGAATGCGCGGATGCGTTCGAATCCCGGCAGTGGCCGAATTGCCGCATTAAATGCACGTCGGCCGCCAACAATGCCAGTAGTCTTTAAAAACAGACGGGCGATGCCGGCATTGCCCTGCCCTTCCACGACAACGAGTCGGCCACCCTCTTTCAGCTGATCGAACAGCATCTGGGGGATCTCTTCGACCGCTCCGCCGACGAAAATCACGTCATAAGGCGCCTCGGCGCCATGGCCTTGGTTCAACGCGCCCTGGACGACGACGACATTGTCGTAGCCGAGATTTGCCAGCGTCGATGTCGCGCTCTGCGCGAGCGCCGGGTCGCTTTCCAGTGCGATGACCGAGCTGGCCAGGCGCGACAGAACCGCCGACGAATAGCCGGTGCCGCAACCGACATCGAGAACGAAGTCGCTCGGGTGGATTTCGGCGAGCTGCGCCAGCTTGGCGAAGGGCGAAGCCTGCATCAGGTAACGCGCCGGCTGGCCGGAAGCGGGAGCGGCGATCTCGATATGCTCGTCGATGTAAGCGAGGTTGCGGCGG
Protein-coding regions in this window:
- a CDS encoding DUF2497 domain-containing protein; the encoded protein is MAQASSVQREPSMEEILASIRRIIEDSDTVRKSADEMAALGDDIDLAPVDNAVIEVDAFRAELRAARAVPEPKPLSMAEVQAQIADEAPQDKEIEQQPAESVAVAYAEPEVSEAPAETPVLAEPEWNAPQAAEAPQAAASQPNYEDELDAALDELTVEQSVAPAVQSPSPSYSAYEPVSTSKPETVSAAPDIARPAIISEHAGRQVAAAFGELSEAFAARSRKTFDEMAEEMMRPMLQDWLDNNLPTLVERLVREEIERVARGA
- the ilvD gene encoding dihydroxy-acid dehydratase → MDAKVTSKAKLPSRYVTEGPARAPHRSYLYAMGLSQKEIAQPLVGVASCWNEAAPCNISLMRQAQVVKKGVAAANGTPREFCTITVTDGIAMGHQGMKASLVSRDVIADSVELTMRGHCYDALVGLAGCDKSLPGMMMAMVRLNVPSVFIYGGSILPGSYRGRQITVQDVFEAVGQHSVGAISDDDLLEVEQAACPSAGSCGAQFTANTMATVAEAIGLALPYSCGAPAPYEMRDRFNFASGEKVMELIARNIRPRDIVTRKALENAAAVVSATGGSTNGALHLPAIAHEAGIEFDLFDVAEIFKKTPYIADLKPGGKYVAKDMFEAGGIPLLMKTLLDHGYLHGDCMTVTGRTLAENMEHVAWNDSQDVVHPANKPITVTGGVVGLKGNLAPEGAIVKVAGMSELKFSGPARCFDSEEECFEAVTHRSYKEGEVLVIRYEGPKGGPGMREMLSTTAALYGQGMGGKVALITDGRFSGATRGFCIGHVGPEAAIGGPIGLLVDGDIITIDAVNGSLDVALSDEELAARAKKWKPRETDYQSGAIWKYAQTVGSARYGAVTHPGGAKETHCYADI
- a CDS encoding protein-L-isoaspartate O-methyltransferase, with translation MDTDFSEQRVKMVDGQVRTTDVTDQALLDAMLSVPREAFVGANRRNLAYIDEHIEIAAPASGQPARYLMQASPFAKLAQLAEIHPSDFVLDVGCGTGYSSAVLSRLASSVIALESDPALAQSATSTLANLGYDNVVVVQGALNQGHGAEAPYDVIFVGGAVEEIPQMLFDQLKEGGRLVVVEGQGNAGIARLFLKTTGIVGGRRAFNAAIRPLPGFERIRAFEF
- a CDS encoding OmpP1/FadL family transporter; its protein translation is MKKALLKSVLGAGSLMLAIVGSASAGGLERGGYNIDLLFDTSRFTGEVSGTYVMPDRKLNNVRDINPANGIGSNGIGGGATNDVSETEDYWVPRIGFKAGIGESIDCMADYSQPWGAHSNPGANWMGANDNIETKIDSDNYAATCSYKMDAGKGQFRVLGGVFYQEVSGFKERLVAPVPTITGTTAFGNGVGRLDLEDSGVGWRIGAAYEIQEIAFRASLVYNSAVKLDGLSGTLDLTQIPGFISPTNPLLGRVTDIYGSATMPESVEFKVQSGIAPDWLAFGSVKWVNWSRLQTVDLCPVGVSASLCFPGSPFVATSLDLLYRDGWTVSGGIGHKFNDQWSAAGSITWDRGTTTGLSAQTDTWTFGGGVAYTPTQNVELRLAGALGILTSGSAGPVTSNGINYGEEVTYDFDNDLVSAISASLKVKW
- a CDS encoding tetratricopeptide repeat protein; its protein translation is MLTSDVVRTTILLAIVAATTFGTAGGAMAFDDKVFDDNGAVKAQSSPWAVFQFGFSAYKSGHKDQAVEAYRYAAENGQIGASWKLARMYAEGDGVDRNDFEAFKFFSEIVEQDVEPGSPEESYVSDALVALGNYLQKGIPGSPIKANKVAAQEYFMRAAANYRNPNAQFEMGKMFLKGEGGVKASVRQAGRWFQLAAEKGHAGAQATLGNLLFQSGKVVRGLAMMTAALQRAAPADQPWIRGMQEEAFALSGESDRRTAIALAEDILTKGDTGQQ
- a CDS encoding TolC family outer membrane protein — protein: MSFIRKGIFTAVFLSATALSPIAASAETILGALSKAYQFNSSMNSSRAGLRVTDEGVAIAKSGYRPIVQGSSSLGYASTRDVNRQSTASFGITISQTLFDGFQTKNNVAAAESQVFASQENLRNTEMNTLFSAAQAYMDVIRDRQIAVLREQNLKFLAEQVRAAKSRFDVGEGTRTDVAQADAARSLAEAQLASARAQAAASAATYRQIVGDEPGKLKAASPLSKMLPKSLDQAFGQASAQHPAILSAEHLVDAAGFSVKSAEGALLPQISASAGVSHSYNHTTGILSGTGLNGDSTTNSDTAQIGASITVPIYSGGRTSALVRQGKESLGQARIQVDVFRDQVRAAVTSAWTSYIAAQESVAANRSAIAAAQLALNGVIEERNVGQRTTLDVLDAQQDVINAQINQANSENQVVVASYGILQATGQLYAKRLGLQVTEYKPEEHYKAVKDKWIGLRTPDGR
- a CDS encoding valine--tRNA ligase, which codes for MLEKTYDAKTVEPKIAKRWEEADAFRAGAGSKPGAEAFTIVIPPPNVTGSLHMGHALNNTLQDILVRFERMRGKNVLWQPGMDHAGIATQMVVERQLMEKQIHRRDIGREEFIEKVWEWKAESGGAIFNQLKRLGASADWSRERFTMDEGLSKAVLEVFVTLYKQGLIYKDKRLVNWDPKLLTAISDLEVEQHEVNGNLWHFRYPVEGVAYDPENPATYVTVATTRPETMLGDTAVAVHPEDERFSKLVGKNVILPLVGRKIPVVADEYSDPEKGTGAVKITPAHDFNDFEVGKRHKLRAINILTIEAAVNLRDNEDFLEGLDSTPELAATIEALHGQDRFTARKKVVEMMEAGGFLDKIEPHRHTVPHGDRGGVPIEPFLTDQWYVNAAEMAKPAIASVREGRTNFVPKNWEKTYFDWMENIQPWCISRQLWWGHQIPAWYGPDGRVFVEKTEEEALGAAIEYYLALEGPWKGWVEDKLENFKPGEILTRDEDVLDTWFSSALWPFSTLGWPDETPELKTYYQTDVLVTGFDIIFFWVARMMMMGLHFMEEEPFHTVYVHALVRDKNGAKMSKSKGNVIDPLELIDEYGADALRFTLSIMAAQGRDVKLDPARIAGYRNFGTKLWNATRFAEMNGVARNDEFWLQDAKLTVNRWILTELSRATREVTDGIASYRFNEAAGAAYKFVWNLFCDWYLELLKPVFMGEDEAAKVESRAVAAFVLDEIYKLLHPFMPFMTEELWAHTAGEGQERPTLLCLAAWPSPEFEDAEAAAETNWLVDLVSGIRSVRSEMNVPPAAIAPLVIVGANDTTKARLERHDSAIKRLARVGAVSHEEAAPKGSAQIVIGEATACLPLGSLINLEAEAARLQKELAKVTEEVARIHKKLANEKFVANAAAEVVAAEREKLVEFQEAQEKLNVALARVRDAG